The region CACCGCCCTGATATACTTCTCTTGATCACTCGAAGCTGCTGCTAAAATGTGCCTTACCATACTCGACTAAGGCATATCCTTGTCCTCATCCATCTCAATccccactgatgaatctcttaTGGTATAATAAATACCTTGCAGTAGACAATACTACAAAATACTCTTGTGACAATATGGCAACTATATGCTACCCCCACGGGGTTTACCTCCAAACTTTGAAATCGGATGCTCGTTGTCTCTTTAGCTCCACATGGGAAGAAAAATATGGTAACTCTCATCACAGAAAGTGATATCTTAACCATCGGCCCATCACTCAACCCAGACCGCAATTCTCCACAAAGCATCATCTCCACTTTCCTtaagtcttgcgactccaactgtaCCTCACCAGTCAAACTCCTCGGAATCTAAATTCAATTTTCCTCGTAAGGTACACTCTATTGAAGCTCCACCGACATGGCCCTTTGGCCCTAGAGTTTACCATATCCATTCTCAGTCTGAACACCCATCGTCAGATAACTGGTAAAGACAGAAGCACACTctactacgaatcatggtactcgaaccatgttatctcccctcAATATTCCATTTAGAACCTATGGAATTTTCCCTATTCCTAGTATATATAGCTACTCGACCTTCTCGATCTCCAATCCCATTAAACATTTTCACTCTCCATCGAATACTCACCTCTAAAAAACGCACTCATCGGACTAaaattactccctaggctctcctaggttctcacacttctctaccATCAGCTATTGAAGAAATCctcatgatgccagccatctacctcctaaatatcgtcatattcacttagtagcatACTCCCATcattcaagagttccacaaagcacaaagcaagcagcgttcgggcatcgaataatctccaccAACACATAAAACCACTATAGGATATAACTCCACTTGCTTTATCCTCAACTCGAAAAGGCATCACTAAACTCGAGCAATCCTACCTCTCGTGtatatctaactactctctcagcATATTCCTCAAAtgcacatctaggtatctctcctaaaTTACTCATCGATCCTCAAGGCTCTCTCTAAAAGATCCCATGCTAGGTATTCCTACTCAGCACACACACAGAGCAAATAGCAGAAAGATCAATGAGTAGCATACCCTAGACTATGGTATcatgaatcaggcaactctagctctAAATCCCTGAAATAGCTAGCCTATCCTCTAGTATGAAGttctaatatctcataagtatctcataatataagcaagtaatggtattttgggaaatcaccgttcgagctctggctgattgtacacactgcttcatctcGTTTCCTCTTAAAGCTTTTACttgtttttagaaaatcatttctttttagaaaattttctcaaatccttagtttgagtccagacgtaCCCGAgagtacatccgaatccctcaaacgaaggctctaataccaacttgtaacgctctaaattttcaaataattttttcatttttaattctcaaAAGATTACTCATAATTCCATATTGTCACATAAATTGTAATTTATTTTCAAGACAAcattagagtatcccaaaatcctcaaATCTCTATAAGCCGAAATATGTGCACAATCAGGCCTTCGCCTTCCCAAAATCCTCAAATCAAATTATGTTCCTAATTCCAATAGTTCGTTAATGGTCACTTCGTTCGATGATCTGTATACCAATTCGTCACTTTTCGTTGTGATGCTAGTTAAACTTTATGATTGGTGTAAACATAATCGGAATATGCCATCTGGTTTTGATCGCTTATTAAACttcgtgttttttttttattttttttttgtataagttAGAGTTTAATATGTTGATATGTTGGGGATGGGTCGGGGATGGGCTGGGGAAAAGCCCAAAATACAAAGGGGAGAGGATTTGATTCCCCTCATCcgttggggatggggatgggtatAGGGATGGAGATGGGGATAAGGTTAGACACTCGGGGGTGGGAAAATGGATGCTCAACCCCGTCCTAGACCCGCCCCATTTCCATCCCTACCTGATACGGTGAAAAAAAACATCAAGTTCAATGACCAGTTAGAGCTTGAATAAAGTATAAAAGTTTAATGACCAACACCACTACAAGGAAAAAGGCCATTACTGGCGACAAAAGTCGCCGATACTAAGTCACCGCTACTGCCTCGTCGCTATTGATCAGTTTGTCGCCGCTATTGACTATGTCGCCGCTAATGAgtattgtcgccgctaataagcTAGTCGCCGGTAATGAGTATTGTCGCCGgtaatttttttcaattttttaatttttttaattaatgattttggtTGCCGGTGATAATATCGCAGGtaaaagtgtcgccggtaataacaatattcgattaaatatcaaaaccaATAGTGTCGACGTTAATTACAAAACAAGCATCctattaaatatcaaacataatagtGTCAATGCAAATTACAAACAAACATCCAAatacaattaaatatcaaaagtcataATATCCGAGTAACAAAACAGCAAAAATTTTACAATCTACCAAGTAGCAAAACATGACAACATATGCAAATAAAACCCATCCTTACATACCATCATCGTCGTTCCCATCGTTTCCTTgattattttgggattgaaaaaacgaataaagCTCATCCCTACATGCTGGGTCGGCGAGCATTGCacgaagattttccaactacataattaataacaatatatataaacttataagttagatcgtcaaacataaacaaaaactatcaaaatacattgttatttttaaactacgatagaaaaccaaagtacattgctatttcttgcacttgggacaaaaaccaaattaccaaactttgtagcaaataatcaccacaaaaccaaaactaccaaatcaacacgcattttacgatgctaaagtagattgctatttttaaacagagatagaaaaccaaagtacattgctatattttgcacttgggacaaaaaccaaattaccaaactttttagcaaataatcaccacaaaaccaaaactaccaaatcaacatgcattttacgatgctaaagtagattgctatttttaatcaaagatagaaaaccaaagtacattgctatattttgcactagggacaaaaaccaaattaccaaactttttagcaaataaccaccacaaaaccaaaactaccaaatcaacatgcattttaggatgctaaagtagattgctatttttaaactaagatagaaaaccaaagtacattgctatattttgcacttgggacaaaaaccaaattaccaaactttttagcaaataatcaccacaaaaccaaaactaccaaatcaacatgcattttacggtgctaaagtagattgctattttaccTGTGATGGTTGTGATGGTGAATGTGATGGTTGCGAAGGCTGTGGAATCGTCGGGAGACCAGAAGGTTTGCGGCCAATGCCTCTAATGTGGCCACGTCGCTCTCCTAATACTTTCTCGAACGTAGCTCTTTCTTGAGCGGGCGTTAACTCACTTTTACCTTGAGTTTGTTCTAACTAACCGATTATGTAACTCCCAAAAGTGagtaacaattaagtataaataaacatttaaatatatgataaaattataattaaatacttacatattgttgttccgattcagcagtaacaaatacaccattcttatcggtatgagctttgcgaaatgtttccactctcttaaggttctgtttaactttaaaaattagattatattttaaataaataattacatgtatCGTACGGTACCTTCTTATAGAAAGTACTGTTATACGAGCTCGAACCCCCACGATTCAAATTTGTTTGCTTTTCACGGATTTTTTTGTTCCTTTCTGAAGCAATTATGTGTTCGTCAGTTTGAAAATACAACTGTCTTCGCCCAGTTATCAACAAGCATACCATCCGGAGGATTGGCCAATGCTCTCGGGATATCTTCATACCGTTCGACCATCTTGAAATATTCTTTTGCGTCGGCTTTACGCTCTCGATAACCTTTTAACAAGGCTGCTTGAAAACTCTCTGTCAATATATTAGCTTCTGCATCCTGgtacatttgattgagatcaaactttgtctacaaaaaaaagttaaccaagtaaaaaacaattatagttaaacctataaaatatatttaaataaataattgccGCTAAATGTTGTAATACAGTGTCCTTTATATCAGGGGAAACTCTTTTCCAACTCCATTTGTCAAAAGGGACCATCTGCCACATTGTTTTTCCAACTTCTCGGGAAAACATGTCTCCCGCCTCTCCTACGAGATTAAATGTGATATCCCTATCATATTGCATGCCAATTGGTTTTCCCTGGTTCTGCAAGATTGCTTTTTCAAGCTTTATATTTTTTTGCTTTTCCTCGAACTTTCCTTCGGGCACGTTCCTCAAAtacaaatgtaattaaaaattattagaaatgatatttaatttatgataattgaacaaaaatagtaaataaaaattcatgATAAGACTTACCATCCTACTCATGCTGACCAGGACCTCTACCACCTGGGAAAGGTGGGTCCTCAGCTCCGTCTCCCCTATGTCCACGACCCATGACAGTAGCCATGGTAAACATAAACAAAAGCCACACTCTCATCATTTCCTGAAAAATTATGAGATatacaaatacaatttttattatagatacacattacatagaaataaacATTTAGATTGGAAtaaacattacatagaaataaacATTTAGATATGAATAAACATTTCTATTTAAACTAGAAATCCAAATAAAGTTCATATTACAAACACATATTACAAATACACAATTACATAAGAAATATTCTAATCTGAATCTTCCTCATATCCTTCAGTGTCTTCTTCGGtatcataatcagaatcggtGTCTTCATAATCAGTCTCACAATCAGAAACATCATTGACTGTACCAGTTGGTGGAGGAACTTCAGATGCACTTTCTACATCAACAATGACTCTAGGAATGTTTTGAAAGTGCATGCTGAAATCGATAAAAAGTGGAGCATCGGATGAAGAGACATTTTGAAGTACATCGACATCGTCTACATTTTCGTGTGAGACATTGTCAACATTTTGAACAAGGTCATCGTTCGATGGTAGATCCCAAATACTTCGATGATTAACATGCTCGACAACACACCGATGGTTATTTTTTGGCTCTCTGATGTAGAACACTTGTTTGGTTTGTGACACATATATGAGTTGATCATCTTTGTATGCTTCGCATCGTGTGTCGATACTGGTGAAACTATCACTAGAAATAACTCCTGTTCAAGTATTAAACCACTTGCAACGAAATAGTACAGTTGAATAATCATGTGTATACCTCAACTCTATAATCTCTTCTAACTGGCCATAATATTTCTCGCCTTTCTCACCCACCGCTAAAACCCCAGAGTTTTGTGTTGTACGTTGTGTATCACGACTAAGTACCATAAACCTAACACCATTGACTATGCATGCGGTGTAAGAATAGGCATTCAATTGCGGGCCCATTGCAAGAACCAGCAACTCTTTGTGGAATTCTGGatatttttctattttcatttgatgaacctaacaattataaattaatatgtattatgtatttgttAGATCAATgaaacaaatttgtttattaatttatattaccTTTTCACAAAACCAATTACGAAATTCTCTCTTTTCATCACTTTGGGGTTACTCAGAtttgaatttcctatgttgatgaccaaaagatatagatttaaaaagataaaataaaaaattaagaatGAAAGTTAGAGATAAGATTAATTACTTGATATTACTGTCTGACTTCTTCACAGCTATTCAATACAAACCATTCCATGTTATGCATTTCCGTTAAATTAAGAGTTTTGATTTGAGTTGTGCTGGTCGGTCAACATTTAGACTCAAACATCCAAAACTTTGTTTTTTCAATGACAACATCTACATTTCTTTCCGGACGATTCTTTACATCTCGAAGGTACATCGAACAAAATGATAAAGCTTCTTCAGCAACATAACCCTCAGCTATAGAACCTTCTGGCCTCGCCTTGTTTCTgacatagttttttagttttttcatataCCTCTCAAAGGGAAACATCCATCTCATACAAACCGGGCCTCCAACAATTGCTTCATCAGGTAAATGCAAAAGTAAAGGAACCATAATGTCAAAAAACGCTGGAAGATAAATCAATTCTAACTTGCACAAGATTGCAATGATGTCTACTTTTGCTTTCCTCATATCCTCCACCTTCAATGTTCTGGAACAAAGTTGCTTGAAAAACGTACAAAGGTCTACAATAGGTGTATAAGTATCTTTGTCTAACAACCTTCTTACTCCAATCAGTATCAAACGTTGCATAAGAATGTGGTGGTCATGCGATTTCAACCCAATAATGTTAGTATTGGTATCGTTCACTTTCTTACTGATGTTAGAACCAAACCCATCTGGCAGTTTAACCTCTTTTATAAATTGACAAAAGAGTTGTCGACTAGATTTCGTGAGTATCTTGCCTGGGGTCTATGAAACTTGTCACAATTTTTTTGCAACCATTCATTTCTCCGAATGTTTACAATTCTCAAGTTCTCTCGTGCATTTGATGTGTCTTTGCTTTTATCGTTCATTAGGAGAGTACCTAACAAACTCTCGTCCACATTTTTCTGGACATGCATGACATCTATGTTGTGTTTCAACTGTAGAGAAGACCAATTCTCGAGTTCAAAGAAAATGCTTCGTCTCGACCAGTTCAACTCGTAATCTTGCCGCTTTGGCTCCCGCCTCCATGCTCAGGATGTTTACCCGGTTTGCGAGTTAGTAGACGACCTAGTTGCTCTTGTATGTCATCATTACTAAAGTGTCTCGGAGCGGGTCTTGTCTCTTCCATCCCGTTAAAGTCCAACCTCTTTCTTAACGGATCATTAGCATCTAGGAAACAACGATGATTGATATATACGACTTTGTTTGTTGCACGGTACGAAGGAGTGTCTTCATTGCAAGTAGCACATACTTTATACCCTTTCCCACTCCAGCCTAATAGACTACTACGAGCTGGCCAACCGTTTATTGTCCACAACAACATTGCTCTCATCGTGAAGAATGTGTTTGTCGCTGCATCTTTAATACCTACGCCTGAGTTCCACAAATGTTTAAGCTCTTCCACCAACGGTCTAAGGAAAACATCCATATCCTTACCTGGAGCTTTCGGGCCTGGAATCAACAAAGTCAACATGAATGATGACTCTTTCATACAAAGCCAGGGTGGTAGATTGTATGTGGTGAGTATGACCGGCCATGTGCTATGTGGATTACAGATGTTTCCAAATGGATTGAAACCGTCAGCTAAAAGACCTACGCGTACGTTACGGGGTTCACTCGAGAAGTCGGGgtattttttatcaaaatcttGCCAATGTTCCCCATCAACAGGATGAATCATCACACCATCTTCTGAACGTATGGTACTATGCCAGATCATATTTTTGGCAGTGTGCCTCGAACAATATAAACGTCGTAGTCTAGGGGTCACAGGAAAGTACTGTAACACCTTATGAGGTACTTTCTTACCCTTGGTGTTTTTATCGATCCATCGGCTCTCTTTACAAATGGGACAAACTTGCAATGAATCGTGTTCTTTCCAAAAGAGACAACAATCATTTTTGCACACATGTATCGACTCATACCCCAGGCCAATAGACTGTAGTTTCTTTTTGGCTAGATAATATGAAAGGGGAACCTTGTTGCCTTTGGGAAATGCTAATTGCAAGAGCTTAAGGAGTTGATCAAATGAActatcagtccatttgttgttcACCTTGATATGCATTAACTTTGCAAGAAACTCaagggaagaaaagatggaaCCAATATACAATTGAGTTTCCATTTCTTCCAACAACTGTGCAAAATCATCATCCACACCGCTACCCCTTGTattcgaggttccttcatcgaggTTGGTATCATTTTCTCTTGACTCCCACATCACATCGTCGATTAAGTCAGCCATTTCGTTACTTAGCAAGACGACTGGAGGGATAAAAGATTCACCATGATAGATCCAAATTTTGTACGCCTTACTGaaaccatttataaatatatggCGTTCAACTGCAGTCGGGTACTTGAAGTAACGGTTATCACATTTTTCACACGCACATCTGATTTTACCATTACTATCAAGGTGCGACTTGGACTTCTTAATAAAAGCTTTGAGTCCTGCTTGGAACTTGGGATGGTTTCGATATGGATTAGTAGTCCAGCTTTTATCAATAAACATGATGTTGCTGAAACATAATTTTGGGTTTACAGTTTAGTATACAGAATTAGCATTGTTTTTTTTCCAATCCACATTTTTTTTATATCTAAAATAAtacaaatattaaataataaaaaaaattaaaaatttttatttatgcattttttttaattaattttaattaaaattacttgtaagtttttaaacatttttataatagacattatgttgttgtgttgttcttttttatcgtcgagattaaaatatatataagtttttaaacaaatttataattttaattaaaattacttcgctagtttttgtatataagtttttaaacaattatatatatatatatatatatatatatatatatatatatatatatatatatatatatatatatatatatatatattgtgttttttttccaattataacaataattaatttttattttcttttcaattatagcatcctacttataagaaaaccacataattttacataatacataagaacatgaaattcacatactttacatacatattatgttgttgtgttgttcttTTTTATCGTcgaaattaaaatatatataagtttttaaacaattttataattttaattaaaattactatgctagtttttgtatataaatttttaaacaattatatatatatatatatatatatatatatatatatatatatatatatatatatatttgtgtttttttccaattataacaataattaatttttattttcttttcaattatagcatcctacttataagaaaaccacataattttacataatacataagaacatgaaattcacatacttttacatacatattatgttgttgtgttgttcttTTTTATCGTCaagattaaaaaatatataagtttttaaacaattttataatttcAATTAAAATTACTTTgctagtttttgtatataagttttcaaacaattttttatatatatttttttgtgtttttttttccaattataacaataattaatttttattttcttttcaattatagcatcctacttataagaaaaccatataattttacataataataagaacatgaaattcacatacttttacatacatattatgttgttgtgttgttcttTTTTATTGTCGAGATTAAAATATATGTAAGTTTTTAagcaattttataattttaattaaaattactttgttagtttttgtatataagtttttaaacaattatatatatatatatatatatatatatatatatatatatatatatatatatatatatgtgtgtgtgtgtgtgtgtgtgtgtttccaattataacaataattaatttttattttcttttaaattatagcatcctacttataagaaCATGAAACTCACATATTTTTACATACATATTATGTTGTTGTATTGTTGTTTTTTACCGtcgagattaatatatatatatatatatatatatatatatatatatatatatatatatatatatatatatatatatataagtttttaaacaattttataattttttttgtgttttttttttccaattataacaataatttatttttatttttttttcaattatagcatccttgAACCTATTTTTATGGTAACCGATTATTATTGGTTATAGAAATATAACCTTATAAATTAATTTGAagattataagttaactatataacttattggttaattaatttggagttaacttgggtaaaaactagaaactttctagttgttgtatataagtttttaaacaattttataattttttttttgttcttttttttcaaattataacaataattttttttttcaattataacatcctacttataccaaaaccacaaacttttacataatacataagaggatgaaattcacatacttttacatacatataccacatatacaccaaatacaaatacacacacatacacatacacacaaaataacatcctacttaaaccaaatacacataatttcacatatagataataacatcctatttatacaaaatataaaagtttcacaatcatataccacatttacaacaaacatacatacattgaTATACAcacaataacatcctacttataacacatacatatcatttttaccaaatactcatataccacatatacatcaaATACACATACAGTAGCATATATACaacaaattcacatatattcaaaTTAAAAGTGAAATTAGCAAATGAACTTACCTTTGTTGTAGAATTGGAGTTAGAAATTGGTCCCAAAAGCTTTAACCACACCTAATCCAAAACAACACCACAAAAAACAAATATATGAACAATTTATTACCATTCAATCACTAGATGAAGCTAAAACTCAAAATTAACATACAAATTGAAAAGGAAATTACAAAATCAACTTACCTTTGTTGAAGAAATGGAGTTAGAAATTGGTCCCAAAACTTCAACCACACCTAGATTCTTAATAGGACACAATGTGGGAAGAAATTTGCTTGGAACAAGCAAATAGAGGCTCAAAATCGGATGAAGCTGGAATTGGGGAAGGAAAGAAGCGCAACAAACAGAAAGGAAATGGAGAAATGAGGGTTCgtcgtgcgttttttttttttttatctgcgAGAGGCAATAACGGCGACACCGTTAGTGACGACAACTAGACCTTTACCGGCAACTTTtagcaatagcggcgacaaacTGGAGGGAAGGGTACCATGTGTTTTTTCGTCAACTATTAGCGGCGACTATTTTAACTCTTTAGCAGCGACAAATATGTCGCCGGTATTAGGTTAGATACGATAAGACACCCACCCGTTGGATTAGATATCTCATCGAACGACTCATGTTACATGTAAGAGAGGGGGAAAGTGCGGATCCGGGTGCCAACCCTTTACCGGCTACAAAGGGCTTTAGCGGCGACAATATCTAGAGTCGCCGCTAAAGCCCATTGTCGCCGGTAATAGAGTCGCCGCTAAAGCCCATTTCGCAGCCACACTACCATATGGGAGACCCGGCTGCAAAATGCTGAAAATGATGACCTTTTTTGAGCATTTCACATGTGGGTCCCCTATTGAGCATTATGGTCCCCCGTTTCACATTTGGACAAAAAAAATGGTTATTATCTTATTGCAGaaatttatgtatttttgtttatttctttaGAAAAGTTTAAGTATAATGGCTATTTTAGTCTCTCATTGCTTAATCatttttctctttacaaaaatTTGAAGTCCATCTTAGTTTCTCCTTCCACCATCCTTTCAATTTGTGTTAAGCTTGCATCATGTTTTCATGGTGGCAATTTTAAAAAAGAAggtggatgttacaagttgttatGGTGGCACCGTCCTAAAAAGTAATTTCACCTTTGAGGATCTTATCTTCTAAGTAGTGAATAGTGATGAATAATGAGGAATAATTACACAAAAATTTTACAAGAAGAAAAAAGTACAACAAAATTAAGCATAAAACTGAAGATGAAGAAAAACAAGGAgttgtgcatcgattatagaaaCATCCAATAACCTAAATTAAAAACCAGATTGCGAGTCCCGAGCAACCGAGTTGATAATCAATGCCATGAAGGAGGTAGTGTTGGATTTAACACATCCTGGAGGATCCTATCTTCAAAGTGATGatcaatcaaaaaaaaaattatgtcagGTAACTAATCTTATATGTCGCCTCATAATGTCCATAagtattaaaaagaaaaaaacacgATATTCAAACGTACTTGCATTTTCATGGCCTTCTTAAGTTGGAACACAACATCAGCAATTGTTGGCCGTTCTTCCCGAGTTTCATGCAAGCATCGATAAGCAATAGCTGAAAACTTACGCAACACTCTTGGTTTGATATCTTTCCTTATTCTGGGATCAATAATCTTGTCTAGCTCTTTATTTTTGTAGCATGTTGGAGCCAAATGATGGAGGAATCGCTGCTCATCATGATAATTCAAAGCACAAGCCAGCCTTCCACACAAAACTTCAAACAAAACCACACCAAACGAGTAGACATCCGATTCTTTTGTTAATAAACCGGTTTTTTCGTATTGTGGGTCACAATAACCATGTGTGCCAGCAAGATTAGTTATCACGTAGGTGTTTTGTTGATTTGCTAGTCCTATCCTAGCCAACCCAAAATCTGCAAGTTTTGCATTCCAATTCTCATCCAGCAAAATATTTGCACTTTTTATATCACGGTGTATTATTCTGTGTTTTTCTGCAACATGATTATGAAGATAATCCAATGCAGAAGCAATGTCAATGCATATTTTGAGAAGTTGTGGCCATGAAAGTCCAGCCGAAGGATTACGCAAATGTGTGTCGAGGCTTCCGTGGCTCACGTATTCATAAACAAGGATCATTTCCTTGTTATCATCACAAAACCCTATAAGGGTTACAATGTTGTCGTGTTGATACTGCGAAAGCATTGTGAGCTCAGTGTGGAACTCCTTGTTACCTTGACCATTAGTGACATCTAGTCGTTTTACAGCAACTAGTTGGTTTACATGATTTTCCCAGGTGAAAATTCCCTTGTAGACCCTTCCATATCCACCCTTCGCAATGAAATTTCTTTCGCTGAAGTTTTGGGTACAAGTTTTTATGGCCTGAAAAGGGATTTTGAAGAGGTTTGGTTGCTTCATCTGAGACATGATCTGGACTAATTAATATCGAACCCATCTGTAACacacatgtgtatatatatacactattTTGGGAACTAACCTCTCTATGAAACCTCCGGTCTAGTGGCAGAGGAGTCCTTGCGGATATCCGTAATCTATGGTAGATGTACTTCACAAAATCTTGAATAAACTCCGTCTCTCGCCTGAAATTATCTTGATTTTAATAATACACGTAAAACAGAATCCAAAAAAACTAACAAACCAATGTTGAAGATTTTATTTATCCAGAGTTCAAATAAAAATTACATCATGTTAAGctattat is a window of Lactuca sativa cultivar Salinas chromosome 1, Lsat_Salinas_v11, whole genome shotgun sequence DNA encoding:
- the LOC111893559 gene encoding probable receptor-like protein kinase At5g59700 isoform X1, whose protein sequence is MVILNHTKQRSSSSSPIHGHKYKYDVFLSFCSRDTGRSFTDHLCNAIKHANITTFFDDDLIERGVYLKPGWESAIKASRASVVVLSKNYGHSQWCLNGLALILEQHSIVIPIFYHVEPSFFEDAMAGYRLVMEAMTNEDKRSRLAEKIDRWNKACTQVATLKGMQLGFDRRETEFIQDFVKYIYHRLRISARTPLPLDRRFHREMKQPNLFKIPFQAIKTCTQNFSERNFIAKGGYGRVYKGIFTWENHVNQLVAVKRLDVTNGQGNKEFHTELTMLSQYQHDNIVTLIGFCDDNKEMILVYEYVSHGSLDTHLRNPSAGLSWPQLLKICIDIASALDYLHNHVAEKHRIIHRDIKSANILLDENWNAKLADFGLARIGLANQQNTYVITNLAGTHGYCDPQYEKTGLLTKESDVYSFGVVLFEVLCGRLACALNYHDEQRFLHHLAPTCYKNKELDKIIDPRIRKDIKPRVLRKFSAIAYRCLHETREERPTIADVVFQLKKAMKMQIGSSRMC
- the LOC111893559 gene encoding probable receptor-like protein kinase At5g38990 isoform X2, with amino-acid sequence MVILNHTKQRSSSSSPIHGHKYKYDVFLSFCSRDTGRSFTDHLCNAIKHANITTFFDDDLIERGVYLKPGWESAIKASRASVVVLSKNYGHSQWCLNGLALILEQHSIVIPIFYHVEPSFFEDAMAGYRLVMEAMTNEDKRSRLAEKIDRWNKACTQVATLKGMQLGFDRRETEFIQDFVKYIYHRLRISARTPLPLDRRFHREAIKTCTQNFSERNFIAKGGYGRVYKGIFTWENHVNQLVAVKRLDVTNGQGNKEFHTELTMLSQYQHDNIVTLIGFCDDNKEMILVYEYVSHGSLDTHLRNPSAGLSWPQLLKICIDIASALDYLHNHVAEKHRIIHRDIKSANILLDENWNAKLADFGLARIGLANQQNTYVITNLAGTHGYCDPQYEKTGLLTKESDVYSFGVVLFEVLCGRLACALNYHDEQRFLHHLAPTCYKNKELDKIIDPRIRKDIKPRVLRKFSAIAYRCLHETREERPTIADVVFQLKKAMKMQIGSSRMC
- the LOC128127815 gene encoding uncharacterized protein LOC128127815, with product MADLIDDVMWESRENDTNLDEGTSNTRGSGVDDDFAQLLEEMETQLYIGSIFSSLEFLAKLMHIKVNNKWTDSSFDQLLKLLQLAFPKGNKVPLSYYLAKKKLQSIGLGYESIHVCKNDCCLFWKEHDSLQVCPICKESRWIDKNTKGKKVPHKVLQYFPVTPRLRRLYCSRHTAKNMIWHSTIRSEDGVMIHPVDGEHWQDFDKKYPDFSSEPRNVRVGLLADGFNPFGNICNPHSTWPVILTTYNLPPWLCMKESSFMLTLLIPGPKAPGKDMDVFLRPLVEELKHLWNSGVGIKDAATNTFFTMRAMLLWTINGWPARSSLLGWSGKGYKVCATCNEDTPSYRATNKVVYINHRCFLDANDPLRKRLDFNGMEETRPAPRHFSNDDIQEQLGRLLTRKPDGFGSNISKKVNDTNTNIIGLKSHDHHILMQRLILIGVRRLLDKDTYTPIVDLCTFFKQLCSRTLKVEDMRKAKVDIIAILCKLELIYLPAFFDIMVPLLLHLPDEAIVGGPVCMRWMFPFERYMKKLKNYVRNKARPEGSIAEGYVAEEALSFCSMYLRDVKNRPERNVDVVIEKTKFWMFESKC